In a single window of the Gossypium hirsutum isolate 1008001.06 chromosome A13, Gossypium_hirsutum_v2.1, whole genome shotgun sequence genome:
- the LOC107893211 gene encoding histone H1 → MASAVASVAKKKTAGSKKPKSAPSHPPFLEMISDAIVSLKERTGSSQYAIAKFIEEKHKQLPANFRKVLLVQTRKFVASGKLVKVKASFKLPSAYAAAKKPAAVAKKPAAAKPKSATTTTAAKSKPKATKTASKAKAKAKVATPVKAKAKVAAKPKATTSKAKAKPAAKPAKVAKTAKKSSPGKKVKAPAKKTVAVKKPKSVKSPAKKAAPKKAKK, encoded by the exons ATGGCTTCCGCCGTTGCTTCCGTTGCTAAGAAGAAAACCGCTGGCTCCAAGAAGCCTAAATCAGCTCCTTCACACCCTCCATTTCTTGAG ATGATTTCAGATGCAATCGTTTCGTTGAAAGAGAGGACAGGATCGAGCCAATATGCGATTGCGAAATTCATTGAAGAGAAGCATAAGCAATTACCGGCGAATTTCCGCAAAGTCTTACTTGTTCAGACGAGGAAGTTTGTTGCTTCCGGAAAGCTCGTAAAAGTGAAAGCCTCTTTTAAGCTGCCTTCGGCTTATGCCGCAGCTAAGAAACCAGCCGCCGTAGCTAAGAAACCTGCCGCCGCGAAGCCTAAATCTGCAACTACCACTACCGCCGCAAAGTCCAAGCCGAAGGCGACTAAAACCGCGTCGAAAGCGAAAGCGAAAGCTAAAGTTGCAACGCCTGTGAAGGCAAAGGCTAAAGTTGCGGCGAAACCGAAGGCTACTACAAGTAAGGCCAAAGCTAAACCAGCGGCTAAGCCAGCTAAGGTAGCGAAGACGGCGAAGAAGAGTTCGCCAGGGAAGAAAGTAAAGGCTCCAGCAAAGAAGACAGTCGCTGTCAAGAAGCCGAAGAGTGTTAAATCTCCGGCTAAGAAAGCGGCGCCAAAGAAGGCAAAGAAGTGA
- the LOC107893212 gene encoding ankyrin-1, which translates to MSPDASAALAVRQKVQTFLNAACTGNLDLLKKIASQLDEGKGLAKTVADIKDANKRGAIHFAAREGKTEVCKYLLEELKLDVNTKDEDGDTPLLHAARKGHTLTAKYLLEHGADPAIPSNLDATALHHAAGIGDVELLKYILDKGVKVDSQSDAGTPLVWAAGHGQREAVKVLLDYHANPNAENEDNITPLLSSVAAGSLACTDLLIQAGAKVNITAGGTTPLHIAADHGSPELINSLLKAGADPNATDEDGLKPVQVAAARGHRGAVEILFPLTSRIDTIPEWTVDGILKYMQSETDKQLEQMKKLTEAKSTRDTALPANDLPEVTPEAKKKAAEAKSRGDEAFKGKDFHMAVDAYTQAIDLDPTDAALHSNRSLCWIRLGQAEHALTDARACRALRPDWPKACYREGAALRLLQKYDEAANAFYEGVQLDPENKELVNAFREAVEAGRKFHGTDQEKSS; encoded by the exons ATGTCTCCAGATGCTTCAGCTGCCCTTGCAG TGAGGCAGAAAGTTCAAACCTTTTTGAATGCTGCTTGTACAGGGAACCTTGATCTTCTCAAGA AGATTGCCTCTCAACTTGATGAGGGGAAGGGACTGGCTAAAACGGTGGCAGATATTAAGGATGCGAACAAACGAGGGGCAATTCATTTTGCAGCAAGAGAGGGCAAGACTGAGGTGTGTAAATACTTGTTGGAAGAATTGAAGCTTGATGTGAACACAAAAGATGAAGATG GTGACACTCCTCTCCTTCATGCTGCCCGGAAAGGTCATACTCTCACTGCAAAATACCTTCTAGAGCATGGTGCTGATCCTGCTATACCCAGCAACTTAGATGCCACTGCTTTACATCATGCAGCTGGAATTG GGGATGTTGAATTGCTGAAGTATATACTGGACAAAGGCGTCAAGGTTGATTCACAAAGTGATGCTGGTACCCCTTTAGTTTGGGCTGCTGGTCATGGTCAACGTGAAgctgtgaaagtattattagatTATCATGCTAAT CCAAATGCTGAAAACGAGGATAATATCACTCCATTGTTGTCATCCGTGGCAGCAGGTTCACTTGCATGCACGGATTTGTTGATTCAG GCAGGTGCTAAAGTGAATATTACAGCTGGTGGAACAACTCCGTTGCATATTGCAGCTGATCATGGAAGCCCTGAACTAATAAACAGCTTACTGAAAGCTGGAGCTGATCCTAATGCCACTGATGAA GATGGCCTGAAGCCCGTCCAGGTTGCAGCTGCCAGAGGTCATCGTGGAGCAGTTGAGATACTATTTCCTTTGACGTCAAGAATCGATACCATTCCAGAGTGGACTGTTGATGGAATTCTCAAATATATGCAGTCTGAAACTGACAAACAATTG GAGCAAATGAAAAAACTGACGGAAGCCAAGTCAACAAGGGACACTGCATTGCCGGCAAATGATCTCCCTGAG GTGACACCCGAAGCGAAGAAGAAAGCTGCAGAAGCCAAATCAAGAGGAGACGAGGCTTTCAAAGGAAAAGATTTTCATATGGCTGTAGATGCATATACACAA GCAATTGATTTAGATCCAACGGATGCTGCACTGCATTCAAATAGAAGCCTTTGCTGGATTCGTCTCGGACAAGCTGAGCATGCTTTAACAGATGCAAGGGCTTGCAGAGCATTAAGACCAGACTGGCCAAAAGCTTGCTATAGAGAAGGTGCTGCATTGCGTTTGTTGCAG AAATATGATGAAGCAGCTAATGCCTTTTACGAGGGTGTGCAGCTTGACCCCGAAAATAAAGAGCTCGTAAATGCTTTTAG GGAAGCAGTTGAAGCGGGGAGGAAGTTTCATGGTACCGATCAAGAAAAATCTAGTTAG
- the LOC107893213 gene encoding pathogenesis-related protein PR-4A, with translation MEKLRVCIVVLACVVVSAAAQSASNVRATYHLYNPQNINWDLTAASAFCATWDANKPLAWRQKYGWTAFCGPAGPQGQAACGRCLRVTNTATGTQATVRIVDQCSNGGLDLDVNVFNQLDTNGNGNAQGHLTVNYEFVNCGD, from the coding sequence atggagaaattgAGAGTCTGCATAGTGGTTTTAGCTTGTGTGGTGGTATCGGCGGCAGCCCAAAGTGCTTCCAATGTGAGAGCTACTTATCATCTTTACAATCCGCAGAACATAAACTGGGACTTGACTGCTGCAAGTGCTTTCTGCGCCACATGGGATGCCAATAAGCCCTTAGCATGGCGTCAAAAATATGGATGGACTGCTTTTTGTGGTCCTGCTGGTCCTCAAGGTCAAGCTGCTTGTGGCCGATGCTTAAGGGTGACCAACACCGCCACTGGAACTCAGGCAACGGTGAGAATCGTGGATCAATGCAGCAATGGAGGGCTGGATTTGGATGTTAATGTATTTAACCAACTCGACACAAATGGGAATGGGAATGCTCAAGGTCACCTCACTGTCAACTATGAATTTGTAAACTGTGGTGACTAA